The genome window CGCCCAAAAAGACTCAGAAAGTAACGGCCGAACTTGCGCGCGAGGCGGTGAGAAAGAAACGGCAGTTGGCCTCTCAACTGCACGGTCTACGAGGTCATATCGCTGCAGTGCGTGCAAAAATTCGCGCTACCCGAGTTAAAGAGCGTCATCTTCACGTTGTTCTGCATGTCACGAAGCAGCAGGTAGATGCAGCACGTGCGCGTTTACAGGACATTAGTGACCGCATGAGCGCTCTAGAGCATCAGCACCAGGTGGTGCTGGAGCATTTGGCAGCCACCCAAAAGAAGCTGGCTTTTCAGCGAAAAATGCTGGCCGAGCGCATTCGCGAGAACTATATGCGAGGCCAGATAAGTTATGCTGAAGTGTTATTAAGAGCGGCCAGCGTTTCCGATCTCCTATCACGCGGGGTGTATGTGCGGCAGATTGTTCGGAGCGATATGGCCCTGATCAACTCAGTGCAGCGAGATATCGTGCAAATTCAGATAGATAAGCGCCGTTTGGAGGCCCAAGAGGCTCAGCAACAACAGCTCGCTGCGCTTTACGAGCAGCGGAAGAAAGAGTATTTGACGTTGCAGTGGGCGCAGGAGGAGGCGTTAAGCCATACGGTGGCTTTGCGAACTCAAGAGGAAGAAGAACTGGACGAACTGGAAGGCGAGGCCGAGGCGATGACGGCGCGTATTCAGTTTCTTTCGGGGCTTTTGGAGGAGAGGCGACGTGAGGAGGAGGCAGCCTGGCGTGCGGCCCATCCCAATGCGCCGAGGCGTGAGCTGCGCCAAGCTGAAGAGCATTTTGCCATCGCTCCCATCTGGCGCGGTGAGCTGATAAAGCCGGTGAATGGGGTTATCACCTCGGAGTTCGGAATGCGATATCACCCAATTCTGCATCGCTATCGCATGCATACCGGGGTAGATATCGCCGCGCCGGAGGGGACGCCCATTCATGCGGCTGGAGATGGCACCGTTATTGTGGCCTCCTATTTGAACGGATATGGCTATACCGTGGTCATAGACCATGGGCGTGGTTTAACCACGCTCTACGGTCACTGCTCTGAGCTGTTGGTGCATGTGGGGGAGACGGTGCATCAAGGGCAGATCATCGCGCGTGTAGGGGCTACCGGTTTAGCTACAGGGCCGCATTGCCATTTTGAAGTACGTGTAGACGGGCGACCTGTAAAACCATTCTAATCGGCGTGCCGCTAGAGCGAAGTCCTTTCTCGCTCGATTTTCTACGCCTCTTTGAGGTCGAGCAAATTCATGAATTCCATTCTTGTGCTGCGATCGGTTCGGAAGACGCCCAACACGTGGCTTGTTACCATGTCGCTGCTCTTCTTTTCCACCCCACGTGCCATCATGCACAGGTGTTTTGCTTGCAGGACGACCCCCACTCCTTTCGGTTTGAGAATCTCTTGCACGGCCTCGGCGATCTGCACGGTAAGACGTTCTTGGACTTGCAGTCGGCGGGCGAACATTTCCGTGATACGGGCTAGTTTGGAGAGCCCGATAATTCGCCCGTCTGGGATATAGGCAATATTAGCGTGGCCGAAGAAGGGAAAAAGGTGGTGTTCGCACATTGAAAAAAACTCGATGCCACGCACGATCACCATATCGTCGGAATCGGCTTTAAAAATGGCGCCGTTCACGATGTCCTCTAGGTTCATCCGATAGCCGCGCGTAACAAATCGCATCGCTTCGGCAGCTCGGTGCGGGGTTTTGATAAGCCCTTCACGTTCCGGATTTTCGCCTATCTCTTCTAGGAGAGAGGCATAGATCTCTTCAAGTTTCGATTTCATCGTTGTTCCTTGTCGTCTTCTTCCGAGTACTCAAATAGATTCCTTGGCGTCTCATAGAGGCGCAACCGATAGAGGCGTGCCGGTGCTGGTATGCACGGGCGCAGGCGTTCCCATATGGTTTTTACGATCATCTCCGCCGAAGGTACCACATGAGCGAACTCTGGAACATCTAAATTGAGGTAACGGTGATCGTAGCGGGAAAGAACTTCGCGCTCCACGACGGCGTCAAGGCGTTCCGGCGGAAGCACTCTGCCGGTTATCGGGTTAATGGGGCCGCAGATCGTCACCTCCAGTTCGTAGTTATGCCCATGACCGTTAGGGTTATTGCATTTCCCGAACAGAGTACGGTTCTCTTCTGCCGAAAGAGAATCGCTATGGAGACGATGAGAAGCAGAAAACTCATAAATTTTTGTCAGGAGCATGTGAGAGACCTCCTTAAGCGAAGAGAGCCACTCTGTATAGAGGACAGGGGTTGGTTGCAGCCGAACAGAGTGCAGATGAATATCTGAAGGTAGAAAAGGGTGAACGGTTCCGGCGATATAGGTAGCGATATTCTCTGGGGTTGCCAGGTGTGCTTGAAAAAATGACAGGCGATCATTCAGACATTTCCCATCTATTTGGTTGAGAACGTGCTCTTTTACAATACGATCTAGCTCCTTGATATTAACCAGTAATCCGGTGCGTTCGTTGATATGGCCACTTACGGCCACGTCGAGGGTGTAGGTATGGCCAGTTAGCTCTGAACCTTGGATATCTCGGTGGGCGGCAGCAAAATAGAGACGACGTGTCATGATCAGCATAGGTTCTTTGGTCCTCTATTTACTCTTTACGATAGGGACGCCCAAGTGCTGCAGGAGCGCGTGTGGAGCGGCTGCTGCCGAAGAGAATCAGCATGGTGACGAGGTAGGGCAGGGCAAGAAATAGCTGATAGGGAAAATGATCGAGATTAAGCCGGTGCAAAAGCGTAGTAAGGTGGAAGATTGCAGCGATATGCCGATAGAGCCCATCGAAACCAAGGGCTTGGGCTTGAAACTGCAGAGCATTGGTGAAACCGAACAGCAGTGAGGCTACAAGGCATCCGATAGGGTTCCAGCGGCCTGCTGTAACAATGGCGAGGGCGATAAAGCCCTTACCTGCCGACATATTCGGCACGAAGGTGTTGGAGTCGGCGACGGAAAGAAAGGCGCCGGCAATACCTGCCATCGCTCCATCAAAAATAAGAGCAATAGCGCGCGTTCTGCGAACGGAGATGCCGGCTGCGTCGGCTGCAAGAGGCTGTTCGCCGCAGGCGCGTAACTCAAGCCCACTGCGTGTGGAGTAGAGCCACCACCAAACGAGGGCGACGGCCGGAAGGGCAAGCGGCGTTAGGAGGGTTACCGTGTGATGAAGGAGTGGGAGCTGGGCCGTGATAAGGCTTTTATCGTGTAAGGCGAAAAGAAAGCGATAGAGCGTGCCTGTGATGCCAAGCGCAAAGAGGTTGAAAACGACTCCGGTAACGACTTGATCGGCATGCAGGACAAGAGCAAAAAAGCCGAACAGCAGGGCGAAGGCAACGCCAGTTAACATGCCGATACCTACACCGATGTACGGGTTTCCAATATGATATGTTGTGAGACTAGCTGTAAAGGCACTGGCTAGTAAGATACCTTCTAGGCCCACATTGATAACGCCCGCGCGCTGGGCCACCGTTTCGCCGAGCGAGGTGTAAAGAAGGGGGGTTGTCTCTGCGAGGGTGCCTAAGAGAACTCCGGTAACGATGCTCATCCTTGTTACTTCAATCCTTCAGTTCAGTGGGGTAGTGTTGACGCCAGGCGTTGACACCGATGATGGCCAAGACAGCAGCTGCTTGTACGATGGCGATGAGGCTGGCGGGCACCTGCAACGTCTGCTCTGCGTTGACAGAGCCGGCCTCAAGGGCGCCAAAGAAGAGGGCAGACAGGAGCGTGCCTATAGGATGTAGACCGCCAACCAAAGCTACCGGGATAGCGGTATAGCCCCAACCCGGCGAAAAATTGGCGCTTAGGCGCTCGCTTGTGCCAAGCAGCTGAACAACGCCAGCCAGACCGCAGAGGGCGCCGGAAAACGCCATGGCTCGAACACGGATCCGGTCTACCAACACACCTGTGGCACGTGCGGCATCGGGGTTTTGGCCAACAAGGCGTAGGTGAAAGCCTGGAAGTGTTCGATAGAGGTAGAGCCAGACGATGGGCACGGCCAGGAAGGCAAGAAAAACGCCACTATGGAGTCTTGTTGTGACGCCTCCAGACCATGAGGGCGGTAGGATGTGGGCAAAGAGAAGCTTATCGGGCAACAGGTTGGATTCGGGATTGCTGTGGGAAGATTCTTGAAGAGGCCCTACTACTGCAGCTCCGACGAGATAGAGGGCGATGTAGTTGAGCATAATCGTGCTGATGACTTCCTGCACATTGCGCTTTACCCTAAGCCAACCGGCAATGGCCCCCCAAAGTCCGCCTACGAGGGTACCGCACACAAGCATAAGCAGAATGAGCAGATTAGGGTTAACCACCTGCTGAAGCTGGGCGAGAACGGTGGCGGTCAGCGCCCCCATAAGGAGCTGACCGTCGCCGCCGATGCTAAACATGCCGGCTTGCCACGCCACAACAATGCTGAGCCCGGTAAGCAGGAGAGGGGTGGCCCGCACAAGGGTTTCGGAGAGGGCATAGGCAGGTGAGATGGAACCTCCGCCGAACGCGCCCTGTTGTAATGCGAAGAGCGCCTTGCTCGGAGCGACCCCAAAAATAGCGAAAGTTGCGACTAAAAGGATGAGAAAGCCGATGATGTAAAGAAAAGCAATGCTCAGAAAACGAAGGAGATGGTAGATGGCCTTGGGTTTTGTGGGGAAGCTTTTGGAGAAGGACATCAAGGCGCCTCCTTGGTAAAGGCACCACCGAGCAGCAGACCGATTTGAGTGGCATCGCGTTGGGTAAGGTCTATGGGGTGCATTTGACGATTGGAAAGGATGACGGTGCGGTCTGCCAGAGCTGCCAACTCGTCGAGGTCAGTAGAGATGAGTACGATAGAGGCCCCGCGTTGTTTGGCGTTCAGAAGTTGGGTATGCACGAATTGGGTGGCGTTAATATCGAGACCTCGCACTGGGTTAACAGCTACGATCCACTCGGCACGGTGGTGCAGAGCGCGTGCGACGACGATCTTTTGCTGATTGCCACCAGACAGAGCCGAGGCGGGAAGCTTTGCACTTGGGGTTCGAATATCGAACTCACGAATCAGCGTTTCGGCAAGATCGTGCAGAGCTGCACGACGCAGGAAAGGGCCGATACGATATTTGGCCTCCTTCACCGCTTCAAACAGAAGGTTTTCTTCTACCGTCATAGTGAGGGCTAGCCCATGACGTCGCCGATCTTGGGGGATATAGCCGATGCGAGGGGAGTGTCCTGGCTGAAACGCTCCTTCGTACCAAAATAACTGGCCGGATTGCGGAGATCGTAACCCCACAAGCGTTTCGGCAAGCTCTGTTTGGCCGTTACCATCTACGCCACCAACGCCGAATATTTCTCCTGGATAGACCTCGAAGGAGATATTTTCCAGTACCTTCTCTCCCTTATCGCCGAGTACGGTAAGATTTTCGGCTCGGAAGGCGGGCGTCTTGGTGTGAAGGGGGCGTGAGATCGAGTGGCTTTCTGGTGCACGCTGTGTTGCAGGTGCTTCGCCAACCATCCATTGGGCAAGCAGGGCCGGATGAACCTGATGAATGGGCGCTGTAGCCACCTTATGCCCTCTACGCAGCACGGTCACGCGGTCGGCAATGGCCATGACTTCGGGCAGTTTGTGCGTGATGAAGACAATCCCTTTCCCTGAATCGCGCAGCGCACGCAGAACGCGAAACAGCTCCTCGATCTCTTCACCAATGAGCACAGCGGTGGGCTCATCGAAGATAAGCCATTGTGCGTTGGTCGCCAAGGCTTTCGCGATCTCGATACGCTGTTGAATACCCACGGGAAGATCCTCCACACGTGCGTGCGGATCGAGCTGCCAGCCGAGCGCAGCGGCCTGGTTTAAGGCCGGCTTGGCAGCCTCTTCGGCGCGATAGCGCAGAGTGTGTAAAGAGATGTCGGCGTCGAGAGCGAGGTTTTCCTGTACCGTAAAGGCCGGTACAAGGGTAAAGTGCTGGTGCACCATTGCGATGCCAAGCCGGCGAGCCTCTCTAGGGGAACCGATATGAACGGAGACATTGTTGATACGAACGGTGCCTGCATCGGGCTGGGTCATACCCGATAGAACATGCATAAGGGTTGATTTTCCAGCGCCGTTTTCGCCAAGCAGGGCGTGAATTTCGCCGGCTTGCAGCTCGAAATCTACAGCATCTAGGGCGACCGTGGTGCCATAGCGCTTGGCGATCTGCTGCATCTGCACCGAAGAGATTGTAGGTGAAGGCGCTACGAGCGGAGTTTTTGATCCCGCAGTGTCACGCGCTAAGTTCATTGCTAGCCTGCTTTCGGTATAACAAGGGTTCCATCTATGATCTTTTGTTTGGCCGCATCTATTTTTTGTTTTAGCGCCGGGGGGATCTTAGGCTCTAGTTTAGGATTGTAGACAAAACCGATAACGCCTGACTTAAGGCCATAAGGCGTTGCATTTGGTTTAAAGGTACCCTCTTTTGCGGCCTGTATAATGTTAAGAAAAGCCGGGTAAAGGTTGATCGGCGCGCTTGCCAAAATCACATCCGGAGCGTTGCCATTTTGGTCACTATTCGTTCCTAGCGCATAGACAGGGTGACCAGGTCGGTTGCTCTGTTCGACGGCATTGAAGACCCCCTGCGCGGCGTTATCGAGGTCTTGGATAATGACATCCGCGCCACGGCCGATGAGGGAGAGAGTGGCCTGTTTCGCCTTGCCAACATCGTCCCAGTCGTTGGTGAAGAGAGGTTGTAAAACGTTGATTTTGGGGTTGATGGCCTTGGCGCCGAGCGCATAGGCTGAGAAAACGCTTTTGACCGGACCTATGGGGTCGGCACCAACAGCGCCGATGATGCCGCTTCTGCTCATTCCGGCAGCTAACATGCCCTCGAGATAGGCGCCATCCTCCAACTTGAAGACGATGGGAGTCACGTTGGTCGCGACCTGACTACCCGACGAGATGACAAATAGCGTTTTGGGAAATTCGGGAGCAATGCGTAGCGCCGGCTGTTCGTACTCCTCTCCATGACCGATGACCACATTGTAGCCTTGGGAGGCAAAAGCGCGAAGGCTTTCTAGTTGGCTATCGGCGGAGGTTGCCTGCTCTTTAAAGGCGATCTGGCTATCGCTTAGCCCCAACTTTTTGGCTACCGCTTTTAAGGCCTCGTAGGCGCCTTGGTTCCAGCCATGGTCGGTAGTGGAACCGGACATAATGAGGGCGACTCGAAAAGGCTGTTGTCCAGAAGGCGCTCCAGGGGGGGCGTTTGTCGGGCTGGAAGCGGCATTTTGTTGACGCCCACAACCAACTGCCCAAACCAGAAGCGACAGAAGCAGAGAGATAGCGGCCGCTCGTTGCAGCGATCTGTCAAAGTGCATGCAGCTCTCCGTGAATGGTGTTTGGTGTACATTATACGTCACAATACCGTATTTTTACTCATTATCAGGTGATGATATGGAAATAGGGGAAAGAGTGGACCCCTAGGCGGTGTTTCAAGGAAGGAACCCTTCGTTCAATGTGCTGTTAAGAGGAAAGGTGATTCACGAACAATAGCGGCAGAGTATTCGATGTAAGACGGCCTGACCAGACGTTAAATCGCTTTGACAAGGGGTCTGAGCTTACCGTATAAACCGCTCTAAGCATAAGAGTAAGAGAGTGCTGAGCAGAAGGAAGGGGAAAGCGTTGCCATTCTTCGGAGGCAAAGTAGATGTCAAAAATCTGTAGTTCGGTGGGATTCAGGAGAATATAGTCAGGGGTATTTTGTTTCCAATTGATGGATTTCCGCTTAATAGGAACCATGCCGTGCGGCGTCTGCATTTCAAACGACAAGGCCTCATAGCCCCAGGAGCAGGCCTCGCTCCAAATACGAATAGGATCTTGCGAGATATTTTCGAGGACGACATGAAAATGTGAGGCGTGGCTCGTAAGAAAAACCGTTCTCGAGCCACGCCATAGGGGCACGGCAATAGCTAGTCGGAGCGAAGAGGTTGACATGTCTCTTTTTCCTTCGATGAGGTGGACTCAGGGACGATCCTTGAGATATGTTGTGACAGCGATAGCCATTTACAGGGAAGGTGTCAGGAATCCACTGGTTTTAGCCTTGCGGCGGTTTCCATAAGCATTTCCAATTTAACTCTTCGTTACGGAGGATTGCTTGTTCCGTTTATGCCATAGGGCAACACCGAGTAGGGTGAGTGCCAAGGTAAGATTTGTGGAGAGCTCTGGTGTTGAAGCTGCAGGACAGTAGAGGGCGAGATCTTTTCCAAACGCCCATTTCCAGCCGGCAAACCCGGAGTTATTCAACGCTTCCGTAAGATAGTTGACAGGGGGAGTCTGGGTAACATCTATCTGCTTTGTAGGGTCAATACCTTGACCGTTGTTATCGAAGCTATTGAAAACCGGATTTCCGTTATTGTCTCTACCGACCGTCCACTGGTAACCGAAGAGGATGTCAAACTCATTTTTGATCTTGGGGCCAGTAAATACAAGATAGGTTTGCCAAGTGGTTTTAACGTTCTTACCATTACAGATACCAGGATAGTCGTCTGTCCAGCTCTTTCCGAGGAACCCTGGGCCACCATTGTAGTTTTTATCATGTCTTTGAGCATAGTTGGGATAGGCATACTTTCCGTTGTCATCGTTTTCGTAGTAGGGCGAGGTGTCGGCTCCTCCGTTGGGTTTTTGGTAGTCCCATCCTCCCGAAGGTGGATCCACTGCGACGCTAAGAGGGTTACCCTTGTAGGTGGCTGGACAATCGTCTTGAATGATGATCTGAAACCATCGGAACTGACATCCCATTTTATCGTCCATCAGATAGTTGTACTTTTGTTTTAGCAGGAAAGTCCCGGTTTCCTGCCCACTATTTGCACCAGACAGTCCGACAGAGTAGCTTAAGTCTCCGATAACGACCTGTTGATTGTTCAGAGTAGCCGTTACGTCGAATGCAAAGGCCGTTTGTCTTGTGGTTAAGAAAAATCCGACCAGGAAAACGGAAAACACAGCTTGATATACACGCTTTACAGACATATGGATTGTTTCCTTTCCGCAATGTTAATAGATAGATGCTTTGAACGGACTAAGTTGTTGCCAAAAGTAGTTGCCACAGATACTTGCCGGACATATTAGGTCAGCAAAGGAGTAACCTTGCCTGTTCAATCGTAAATTGAGCAGAAACTCACCTATTTGAAAATGCTTGCATCCGTTCTCCTGTTTTGACAGTTAGGACAGATGCTGGCATGAAGAAGGAGGATGTAGAATTTGAACGCCATACAATGGGGTGGAAAACTAGGTGGACGAAGAAGAGGTCTGCTCGTTTCTGTGGTGACCGGCCTGTTGGCTTTGCCGCTAACAGCCTATGCACAAACGTCTCAAGGGCAAGCGCCGGTGAAACCGCTACCGGTGCCAACCGGTGTGGTGCCCTTACCCCAACAAGCGCCACCAACAACGCCGCTTGGTCCTGTTCCGAAGCCGGCTCTGCCGCTGCCGAAGCCCTCCC of Chthonomonas calidirosea T49 contains these proteins:
- a CDS encoding BMP family lipoprotein; protein product: MHFDRSLQRAAAISLLLSLLVWAVGCGRQQNAASSPTNAPPGAPSGQQPFRVALIMSGSTTDHGWNQGAYEALKAVAKKLGLSDSQIAFKEQATSADSQLESLRAFASQGYNVVIGHGEEYEQPALRIAPEFPKTLFVISSGSQVATNVTPIVFKLEDGAYLEGMLAAGMSRSGIIGAVGADPIGPVKSVFSAYALGAKAINPKINVLQPLFTNDWDDVGKAKQATLSLIGRGADVIIQDLDNAAQGVFNAVEQSNRPGHPVYALGTNSDQNGNAPDVILASAPINLYPAFLNIIQAAKEGTFKPNATPYGLKSGVIGFVYNPKLEPKIPPALKQKIDAAKQKIIDGTLVIPKAG
- a CDS encoding ABC transporter permease, encoding MSFSKSFPTKPKAIYHLLRFLSIAFLYIIGFLILLVATFAIFGVAPSKALFALQQGAFGGGSISPAYALSETLVRATPLLLTGLSIVVAWQAGMFSIGGDGQLLMGALTATVLAQLQQVVNPNLLILLMLVCGTLVGGLWGAIAGWLRVKRNVQEVISTIMLNYIALYLVGAAVVGPLQESSHSNPESNLLPDKLLFAHILPPSWSGGVTTRLHSGVFLAFLAVPIVWLYLYRTLPGFHLRLVGQNPDAARATGVLVDRIRVRAMAFSGALCGLAGVVQLLGTSERLSANFSPGWGYTAIPVALVGGLHPIGTLLSALFFGALEAGSVNAEQTLQVPASLIAIVQAAAVLAIIGVNAWRQHYPTELKD
- a CDS encoding murein hydrolase activator EnvC family protein translates to MRKKRQLASQLHGLRGHIAAVRAKIRATRVKERHLHVVLHVTKQQVDAARARLQDISDRMSALEHQHQVVLEHLAATQKKLAFQRKMLAERIRENYMRGQISYAEVLLRAASVSDLLSRGVYVRQIVRSDMALINSVQRDIVQIQIDKRRLEAQEAQQQQLAALYEQRKKEYLTLQWAQEEALSHTVALRTQEEEELDELEGEAEAMTARIQFLSGLLEERRREEEAAWRAAHPNAPRRELRQAEEHFAIAPIWRGELIKPVNGVITSEFGMRYHPILHRYRMHTGVDIAAPEGTPIHAAGDGTVIVASYLNGYGYTVVIDHGRGLTTLYGHCSELLVHVGETVHQGQIIARVGATGLATGPHCHFEVRVDGRPVKPF
- a CDS encoding ABC transporter permease, with translation MSIVTGVLLGTLAETTPLLYTSLGETVAQRAGVINVGLEGILLASAFTASLTTYHIGNPYIGVGIGMLTGVAFALLFGFFALVLHADQVVTGVVFNLFALGITGTLYRFLFALHDKSLITAQLPLLHHTVTLLTPLALPAVALVWWWLYSTRSGLELRACGEQPLAADAAGISVRRTRAIALIFDGAMAGIAGAFLSVADSNTFVPNMSAGKGFIALAIVTAGRWNPIGCLVASLLFGFTNALQFQAQALGFDGLYRHIAAIFHLTTLLHRLNLDHFPYQLFLALPYLVTMLILFGSSRSTRAPAALGRPYRKE
- a CDS encoding 6-carboxytetrahydropterin synthase → MLIMTRRLYFAAAHRDIQGSELTGHTYTLDVAVSGHINERTGLLVNIKELDRIVKEHVLNQIDGKCLNDRLSFFQAHLATPENIATYIAGTVHPFLPSDIHLHSVRLQPTPVLYTEWLSSLKEVSHMLLTKIYEFSASHRLHSDSLSAEENRTLFGKCNNPNGHGHNYELEVTICGPINPITGRVLPPERLDAVVEREVLSRYDHRYLNLDVPEFAHVVPSAEMIVKTIWERLRPCIPAPARLYRLRLYETPRNLFEYSEEDDKEQR
- a CDS encoding ABC transporter ATP-binding protein, which translates into the protein MNLARDTAGSKTPLVAPSPTISSVQMQQIAKRYGTTVALDAVDFELQAGEIHALLGENGAGKSTLMHVLSGMTQPDAGTVRINNVSVHIGSPREARRLGIAMVHQHFTLVPAFTVQENLALDADISLHTLRYRAEEAAKPALNQAAALGWQLDPHARVEDLPVGIQQRIEIAKALATNAQWLIFDEPTAVLIGEEIEELFRVLRALRDSGKGIVFITHKLPEVMAIADRVTVLRRGHKVATAPIHQVHPALLAQWMVGEAPATQRAPESHSISRPLHTKTPAFRAENLTVLGDKGEKVLENISFEVYPGEIFGVGGVDGNGQTELAETLVGLRSPQSGQLFWYEGAFQPGHSPRIGYIPQDRRRHGLALTMTVEENLLFEAVKEAKYRIGPFLRRAALHDLAETLIREFDIRTPSAKLPASALSGGNQQKIVVARALHHRAEWIVAVNPVRGLDINATQFVHTQLLNAKQRGASIVLISTDLDELAALADRTVILSNRQMHPIDLTQRDATQIGLLLGGAFTKEAP
- the folE gene encoding GTP cyclohydrolase I FolE yields the protein MKSKLEEIYASLLEEIGENPEREGLIKTPHRAAEAMRFVTRGYRMNLEDIVNGAIFKADSDDMVIVRGIEFFSMCEHHLFPFFGHANIAYIPDGRIIGLSKLARITEMFARRLQVQERLTVQIAEAVQEILKPKGVGVVLQAKHLCMMARGVEKKSSDMVTSHVLGVFRTDRSTRMEFMNLLDLKEA